Proteins encoded by one window of Natronomonas salsuginis:
- a CDS encoding DUF2103 domain-containing protein codes for MDCRCCASSLDRPGDYCLVCRSANADTVVVECDAERATVTALFDDEIVAQRTVTTTRETDERWAPTERRNFAGRIADEARRKRPEEVYATGDRDVISAVRAELRYPFYRVEDDDPIEAVRRKRGQPALEVVEATVEEKLGGSHSTVIGGRAGRRTLQTVAEHPHVKKIIPGPIDAGGSGSRTGVRAKATRADQHGNVRLLIRDGSSVQENRIVTTAGNRELGEHVGADLNEALADAELQG; via the coding sequence ATGGACTGTCGGTGCTGTGCGTCGTCGCTCGACCGGCCAGGCGATTACTGCTTGGTCTGTCGCAGCGCAAACGCCGACACCGTCGTCGTCGAGTGTGACGCGGAGCGAGCGACGGTAACCGCGCTCTTCGACGACGAGATCGTCGCCCAACGAACAGTGACGACGACGCGCGAAACGGACGAGCGATGGGCACCGACCGAACGCAGGAATTTCGCTGGGCGGATCGCCGACGAAGCGCGCCGAAAACGGCCGGAAGAGGTGTATGCGACTGGGGACAGAGACGTGATCAGCGCCGTTCGAGCCGAGCTTCGGTATCCGTTCTATCGAGTCGAGGACGACGATCCGATCGAGGCAGTCAGACGAAAGCGCGGCCAACCCGCGCTGGAAGTCGTCGAGGCCACGGTCGAAGAGAAACTCGGCGGCAGCCACAGCACGGTCATCGGCGGACGTGCCGGCCGCCGAACGCTGCAAACGGTCGCCGAGCATCCACACGTCAAAAAGATCATCCCGGGACCGATCGACGCGGGCGGTTCGGGATCACGGACGGGCGTACGAGCGAAGGCCACACGAGCCGATCAGCACGGCAACGTCCGACTGCTGATTCGAGACGGGTCGAGCGTCCAGGAGAACCGGATCGTCACGACGGCAGGCAACCGCGAGCTGGGCGAGCACGTCGGAGCGGACCTCAACGAGGCACTCGCCGACGCCGAACTGCAGGGGTGA